One Turneriella parva DSM 21527 genomic region harbors:
- a CDS encoding aldehyde dehydrogenase family protein, which translates to MPEVAEETHMRLSVAKTKKLFIGGDFPRSESGRTFTLTAKETGKFYANIAQASRKDARNAVEVARKAFGSWSKKTAFNRGQILYRMAEMLESRSTEISSELKLVSGVSAAAASKEVDAAIDRLVWYSGWCDKFQQLAGNHNPVAGSYFDFTIPEPMGVVVSVAPAFAPVLGFISQIAPIIAGGNSVISICSEENPAVVVSMTEVLATSDLTHGVVNVLTGYAKELLPGLAQHMDVNALDLAGISNELRIETEKAATENLKRIRTKAWKSAEDLYGDAGQKLDYITDFQEYKTIWHPIGT; encoded by the coding sequence ATGCCTGAAGTAGCCGAAGAAACCCACATGCGCCTTTCGGTCGCCAAAACCAAGAAACTTTTTATAGGGGGGGATTTTCCCCGTTCTGAATCTGGCCGTACTTTTACACTGACCGCCAAAGAAACCGGTAAGTTTTATGCCAACATTGCGCAGGCGAGCCGCAAAGATGCGCGCAATGCAGTCGAGGTGGCGCGCAAGGCTTTCGGCAGCTGGTCTAAAAAGACTGCGTTTAACCGCGGGCAAATTCTCTACCGAATGGCAGAAATGCTCGAGTCGCGTTCGACCGAAATCAGCTCAGAGCTAAAACTTGTTTCGGGTGTCTCGGCTGCAGCAGCATCGAAAGAGGTCGATGCGGCGATTGATCGTCTCGTCTGGTATTCTGGCTGGTGCGACAAGTTTCAGCAGCTTGCCGGCAACCACAACCCCGTGGCAGGGTCATATTTTGATTTTACGATACCCGAACCGATGGGCGTCGTTGTATCTGTAGCGCCTGCGTTTGCGCCGGTGCTGGGTTTTATTTCGCAAATCGCTCCGATCATAGCCGGGGGTAACAGCGTCATTTCGATTTGCTCAGAAGAGAACCCTGCGGTGGTCGTGAGCATGACCGAAGTGCTGGCGACATCTGACCTCACACATGGTGTGGTGAATGTGCTGACCGGTTACGCGAAAGAACTTTTGCCGGGCCTCGCGCAGCACATGGACGTCAACGCGCTCGACCTCGCCGGCATCTCAAACGAGCTGCGCATCGAGACAGAAAAAGCCGCGACCGAAAACCTGAAACGCATTCGTACAAAGGCATGGAAATCAGCCGAAGACCTTTACGGCGATGCAGGGCAGAAGCTCGATTACATCACTGACTTTCAAGAGTACAAAACCATTTGGCATCCCATAGGAACGTAA
- a CDS encoding phasin-related domain-containing protein yields MEQGVNKVVSFGIGAFESARTSAESLLKNLEVEINALIASGESVQSENAVKVRSAVTNASAKISTLVDQAKAQYTDLSAKAQKAIADLQAKASELAAKLPGSKQEAA; encoded by the coding sequence ATGGAACAAGGTGTAAATAAAGTCGTCAGCTTCGGTATCGGAGCATTTGAATCAGCACGCACTAGCGCTGAATCGCTTCTCAAGAACCTCGAAGTTGAAATCAACGCGCTGATCGCTTCAGGCGAGTCAGTACAATCAGAAAATGCTGTGAAAGTGCGCAGCGCAGTGACCAACGCATCGGCGAAGATCTCGACGCTCGTTGACCAGGCAAAGGCACAGTACACAGACCTGAGCGCAAAAGCGCAAAAGGCAATTGCTGACCTGCAGGCAAAGGCAAGCGAACTCGCTGCTAAGCTCCCAGGTTCAAAACAAGAAGCCGCCTAA
- a CDS encoding CAP domain-containing protein, with amino-acid sequence MTPEEKKLVDAINSYRRSKGLPAVAATVSLTTVARTHAADLAIRRPASGSCNMHSWSSGGKWTGCCYTSDHRQAACMWKKPRELTQYQGNGFEVSAGSSGSSITAEGALSLWQRSSGHNQVIINAGMWRQPWQAFGVGIYGGYAVAWFGNAADPAGPAALCK; translated from the coding sequence ATGACACCAGAAGAGAAGAAACTCGTCGACGCGATCAACAGCTACCGGCGCAGCAAGGGTTTGCCCGCAGTCGCGGCGACGGTTTCGCTGACAACTGTAGCGCGAACGCACGCTGCAGATCTGGCGATCAGGCGGCCGGCGAGCGGTTCGTGCAACATGCACAGCTGGTCGTCAGGCGGCAAATGGACAGGGTGTTGCTATACATCAGACCACCGCCAGGCCGCCTGCATGTGGAAAAAGCCGCGCGAATTGACGCAGTACCAGGGCAATGGCTTTGAAGTTTCGGCGGGCAGCTCGGGTTCGTCGATCACTGCCGAAGGCGCGCTTTCACTCTGGCAGCGGTCGAGCGGACATAATCAGGTCATCATCAACGCGGGCATGTGGCGGCAGCCATGGCAGGCATTCGGCGTCGGTATTTACGGCGGCTACGCCGTTGCGTGGTTTGGTAACGCGGCTGACCCCGCAGGCCCGGCTGCGCTCTGCAAATGA
- the hrpB gene encoding ATP-dependent helicase HrpB, producing the protein MAALPVASALPGLKAALNSSPAAILTADTGSGKTTWLPLQLLHEPWLTGKKIIMLEPRRVAARAAASRLAHHLGEKTGKTVGYSVRFDSQVSAATRLEVVTEGILARRIVNDPELEGVGLVIFDEFHERHVETDLALALTLESQKVFRDDLRILVMSATIDTTAIAGFLGKAFGSEENPTHIPIVASAGTNYPVEVKYHNEQLDSGNRAMAHACARKAIEVHAKHEGDFLLFLPGTAEIFAATEFIEDRSLKNTVVLPLYGELTAQEQDRVLEPPKPNERRIIVATPIAESSLTLEGLTVVIDSGLVRQPALDPGTGLSYLETVPITQDSAVQRAGRAGRLGPGTCYRMYTEADFRRRPKTRAPEILRTDLAEASLRTLAFGSPLKSLMLPDMPSTAMLAQAERLLSDLGLIDRAGKLTTLGKSASALPLHPRLATMLAASPSEDTALLAAMLSERDAMRVTGAMATDLEIRFQSLQRFIETGEVPAGADRRGLEAIARVFKQLRHSGPWGQSVANALLFAYPDRVAMRRDQGSFLMRNGRGVYTEKGDWLAESEFIVAVDVSGAEKNAKLRLGLSVSREQVMEHFAAAIEKRNEIREVAGKPRAYEQACLGAIVLVEKETALPEGFAEKLVLQKLREGDFWGFLGDESRSLIARIELMRSFGADLPESSPELLQGTLDLWLAPFIAGARTLADVSDNKIAEALLARLSYQQQKLLEDNLPARLVVPSGSAHRIRYEDGKAIVAVRIQEVFGLATQPMLAGGKLAVTFELLSPGRQPIAVTKNLPELWKSTYADIRKEMRGQYPKHFWPEDPLSMQGTTGTKKAFDRKNSL; encoded by the coding sequence GTGGCCGCACTACCTGTCGCCAGTGCCCTCCCCGGCCTGAAAGCCGCACTTAACTCTTCACCGGCAGCGATTCTCACCGCCGACACCGGCTCGGGCAAAACCACCTGGCTGCCGCTGCAGCTCTTGCATGAACCCTGGCTCACAGGCAAAAAGATCATCATGCTCGAACCACGCCGCGTGGCCGCGCGTGCTGCTGCCTCGCGCCTCGCGCACCACCTCGGTGAAAAAACCGGCAAGACGGTGGGCTATTCGGTGCGCTTCGACAGCCAGGTCAGCGCAGCGACCCGGCTCGAGGTGGTCACCGAAGGTATTCTCGCGCGGCGTATTGTGAACGACCCTGAACTCGAGGGTGTGGGCCTCGTGATCTTCGACGAGTTTCACGAGCGCCATGTCGAAACCGATCTCGCGCTCGCGCTCACGCTCGAGAGCCAGAAGGTTTTTCGCGATGATCTCAGAATTCTCGTGATGTCCGCCACGATCGACACCACGGCGATTGCCGGTTTTTTGGGCAAAGCTTTCGGCAGTGAAGAAAATCCTACCCACATACCGATTGTGGCATCGGCCGGCACCAACTACCCGGTCGAAGTGAAGTACCACAACGAGCAGCTCGATTCGGGTAACAGGGCAATGGCGCATGCGTGTGCGCGCAAAGCAATCGAAGTGCATGCAAAGCATGAGGGGGATTTTCTTCTCTTCTTGCCGGGTACTGCCGAAATATTTGCGGCCACCGAATTCATCGAAGACCGTAGCCTGAAAAATACCGTTGTCCTGCCCCTTTATGGCGAACTCACAGCGCAAGAACAAGACCGGGTGCTCGAGCCGCCAAAGCCGAACGAACGCCGCATCATCGTCGCAACCCCGATTGCCGAATCGAGCCTGACATTAGAGGGATTAACCGTCGTCATCGACAGCGGCCTCGTCAGGCAGCCGGCTCTCGACCCTGGCACGGGTCTGTCTTATCTCGAGACAGTACCCATCACGCAAGACTCTGCCGTGCAGCGCGCCGGCCGTGCGGGCCGTCTCGGGCCCGGCACCTGCTACCGCATGTACACCGAAGCCGACTTTCGCCGCCGCCCCAAAACGCGCGCACCTGAAATTCTGCGCACCGACCTCGCCGAAGCCAGCCTGCGCACACTCGCTTTTGGTTCGCCGCTGAAGTCACTTATGCTGCCCGACATGCCATCGACCGCGATGCTCGCGCAGGCGGAGCGTCTGCTCAGCGACCTCGGCCTCATCGACAGAGCAGGCAAACTCACCACACTCGGCAAAAGCGCCTCTGCACTGCCTCTACATCCCCGCCTCGCCACGATGCTCGCCGCCTCACCTTCTGAAGATACAGCTCTCCTGGCAGCGATGCTCTCTGAACGCGATGCGATGCGTGTTACCGGGGCGATGGCGACCGATCTCGAAATTCGTTTTCAATCGCTGCAAAGGTTCATCGAAACCGGCGAGGTACCTGCGGGGGCAGATCGAAGGGGATTGGAAGCAATCGCGCGGGTTTTTAAGCAATTGCGACACTCTGGCCCTTGGGGCCAGAGTGTCGCAAATGCACTACTTTTTGCATACCCTGATCGCGTCGCTATGCGACGCGATCAGGGATCATTTCTCATGCGCAACGGTCGTGGTGTTTACACAGAAAAGGGAGACTGGCTCGCCGAATCGGAGTTCATCGTTGCGGTCGATGTTAGCGGTGCGGAAAAAAATGCGAAGCTGCGCCTGGGACTTTCTGTTTCACGCGAGCAGGTCATGGAGCATTTTGCAGCTGCGATCGAAAAGCGTAACGAAATACGTGAAGTTGCGGGCAAGCCGCGCGCGTATGAGCAGGCCTGCCTCGGGGCGATTGTGCTTGTCGAAAAAGAGACAGCGCTGCCCGAGGGATTTGCCGAAAAGCTCGTTTTGCAGAAATTACGCGAAGGTGACTTCTGGGGCTTTCTGGGTGACGAGTCACGCTCACTCATTGCGCGCATTGAACTCATGCGCTCCTTTGGAGCTGATTTGCCTGAAAGCTCGCCCGAGCTCTTGCAGGGCACGCTCGACCTATGGTTGGCACCGTTTATTGCAGGTGCCCGGACGCTCGCCGATGTGAGCGATAACAAGATAGCCGAAGCACTGCTGGCGCGCTTAAGCTACCAACAACAAAAGTTGCTCGAAGATAACTTACCGGCCAGGCTGGTCGTGCCCAGCGGTTCGGCGCACCGCATTCGCTACGAAGACGGCAAGGCAATCGTCGCCGTGCGCATTCAGGAAGTTTTTGGTCTCGCGACACAGCCGATGCTGGCAGGCGGAAAATTAGCGGTTACGTTCGAGTTACTCTCGCCAGGTCGGCAGCCGATTGCAGTCACAAAAAACCTGCCAGAACTTTGGAAATCCACCTATGCCGACATACGCAAAGAGATGCGTGGCCAGTACCCCAAACACTTCTGGCCCGAAGACCCGCTGTCGATGCAGGGCACGACGGGTACGAAGAAGGCGTTTGATCGGAAGAATTCTCTATGA
- a CDS encoding ATP-binding protein: MHRGILETVLIAGIHGSAENLKQWVEMYRKLAAQPLPANLAEYQASLDKQVNPIREHETVQLTDDLLQKEVIRLFDAGATEVILPYSELRWRNQSDWVFHNDNEEAFFVANELNLSPLQYIRSRVQNFCDSKGMIASHRDEVVISVTEAAENAIKYSNVLPVYIHHGLDKDEYFIRAINSVTDLNLKDEISRGKFSEDVSLMRGVLVMSKLLDFLDIVRDVDRRRVEFIGRKKVTLKTAKLASV; encoded by the coding sequence ATGCATCGGGGTATCCTCGAAACTGTTCTGATTGCCGGCATTCACGGCAGCGCCGAAAATCTGAAGCAATGGGTTGAAATGTACCGCAAGCTCGCGGCGCAGCCCCTGCCGGCAAATCTGGCCGAGTACCAGGCGTCGCTCGACAAACAGGTTAACCCCATACGCGAGCATGAAACCGTGCAGCTGACCGACGATCTTTTGCAGAAAGAAGTGATTCGCCTGTTCGACGCCGGCGCGACAGAGGTCATTTTACCCTACAGCGAATTGCGCTGGCGCAACCAAAGCGACTGGGTGTTTCACAACGATAACGAAGAGGCTTTTTTCGTGGCCAATGAGCTAAACCTTTCACCGCTGCAATATATCAGATCGCGCGTGCAAAACTTCTGCGATAGCAAAGGCATGATTGCCTCGCACCGCGACGAGGTGGTCATCTCTGTGACCGAAGCGGCCGAGAACGCAATTAAGTATTCGAACGTACTGCCGGTTTACATTCACCACGGTCTCGACAAAGACGAATACTTCATTCGCGCGATCAATTCGGTGACAGACCTGAACCTCAAAGACGAAATCTCGCGGGGCAAGTTCTCAGAAGATGTTTCGCTGATGCGAGGCGTGCTCGTGATGTCGAAGCTGCTCGATTTTCTCGACATCGTGCGCGACGTCGACCGCCGCCGCGTTGAGTTTATCGGTCGCAAGAAAGTGACGCTGAAAACCGCAAAACTGGCGTCGGTTTAA
- a CDS encoding Fur family transcriptional regulator — protein MKKPADIAKFLKDRGLRVSLQKLEIARHVLGVHRHFTAEEIFKEVNAEFTRVSRATVFNVLNLFVEHGLLKTVRARSDVLLYDSNTEEHDHVVIAETGKIFDVQLPEKEKQSLLKSVWAKNPHLPKRATASVVVHV, from the coding sequence ATGAAAAAGCCGGCAGACATAGCAAAGTTTCTGAAAGACCGTGGCCTGAGGGTGTCGCTGCAGAAGCTCGAAATCGCGCGCCACGTGCTCGGTGTGCACCGGCATTTTACGGCCGAAGAGATCTTTAAAGAAGTGAACGCCGAGTTTACGCGTGTCTCGCGGGCTACGGTGTTCAATGTGCTGAATTTGTTCGTCGAGCATGGTCTTTTGAAAACGGTGCGGGCACGCAGCGATGTGCTGCTCTACGACTCGAATACCGAAGAGCACGACCATGTCGTTATCGCCGAGACCGGCAAAATTTTTGATGTGCAGCTGCCTGAAAAAGAGAAGCAGTCGCTGTTAAAGTCAGTCTGGGCAAAAAATCCCCATCTGCCGAAACGCGCTACTGCTTCAGTCGTGGTGCACGTTTAA
- a CDS encoding phosphatase PAP2 family protein, which produces MFLIDLDKRVFEYLTLWANPPWLSAVCEKLGDWSTYTIPAITFCALYYWLNSPRFLRFLLVLIVILVASEATAQLIKHLVARPRPAIEWLIYVDPKALSFPSAHAVNTMALAFLLSRWFEKSILWYLPIPVIIGASRVLANYHYPLDVIGGWIIGYSVAAVFWGLLAKIWSRRPAA; this is translated from the coding sequence ATGTTTCTGATCGATCTCGACAAACGTGTATTTGAATACCTGACGTTATGGGCAAACCCGCCGTGGCTATCGGCAGTCTGTGAAAAACTTGGCGATTGGTCGACCTACACGATACCCGCGATCACTTTCTGCGCGCTCTATTACTGGCTAAACAGCCCGCGGTTTCTGCGCTTTTTGCTCGTGCTGATTGTCATTCTTGTGGCGAGCGAGGCGACTGCCCAGCTCATCAAGCACCTCGTCGCGCGCCCCAGACCCGCGATCGAATGGCTGATTTATGTCGACCCGAAGGCTCTCAGCTTTCCCTCGGCGCACGCCGTGAACACGATGGCACTTGCTTTTTTGCTCTCGCGCTGGTTCGAAAAGAGCATTCTCTGGTATCTGCCGATTCCCGTTATCATCGGCGCCTCACGCGTTCTGGCAAACTACCACTACCCGCTCGATGTCATAGGGGGATGGATAATCGGATACTCAGTTGCCGCCGTGTTTTGGGGGCTCCTTGCAAAAATCTGGTCACGCCGCCCCGCGGCATGA
- the lpdA gene encoding dihydrolipoyl dehydrogenase — protein sequence MAENFDYVVIGAGPGGYSSAIRAAQLGLKTAVVEKESAGGVCLNWGCIPTKALLSSAHLLHKLHSGKLGLKVTGTVEGNLPEIIERSRAVANRLQNGIKSLFKKYGVTLIEGSAAFTSSTQLRVTQGSEKRDVTFKHACIAVGARARALPQLPFSKRVWQYRDALVQKELPKTLVVIGGGAIGLEFADFYQCLGSKVTLIEMAPHILPNDDLKVASHLRKALEQRGMQIFEGAQILSSTETNTAVQFVLKGSDGKELKVEAEAALVAIGVQPNTENLGVETMGILDDRRFVAIDANLRTKAQSIYAIGDATPGKLLAHRAAHQGVYVAELIAGKKPHALGEIPGCIYTSPQVATIGMNEKQLSDSKRAFKTGEFPWIASGMALAAAEQSGFSRVFTDAATGEILGAQIVGENAAELIGQVSLAMGSELLADDFLNAIFPHPTFSETVFQSFAVLEGVAVDY from the coding sequence ATGGCTGAAAACTTCGACTATGTGGTAATTGGCGCGGGCCCGGGCGGATATAGCTCTGCAATTCGCGCGGCGCAGCTCGGTCTAAAAACTGCCGTAGTCGAAAAAGAAAGCGCAGGTGGTGTCTGCCTCAACTGGGGGTGCATACCCACAAAAGCGTTGCTCTCTTCGGCACACCTGTTGCATAAACTGCATTCGGGCAAGCTTGGCCTCAAGGTCACGGGTACCGTCGAGGGCAACCTGCCCGAAATCATTGAGCGTTCACGTGCAGTCGCAAACCGCCTGCAAAACGGCATCAAATCTCTCTTTAAGAAATACGGTGTTACGCTGATCGAAGGCAGTGCGGCATTTACTTCGTCAACGCAGCTCAGGGTGACGCAGGGTTCAGAAAAGCGCGACGTCACTTTCAAACATGCGTGCATTGCAGTCGGCGCCCGAGCCCGCGCGCTGCCGCAGCTGCCGTTTTCGAAACGTGTGTGGCAATACCGCGATGCGCTCGTGCAGAAAGAGCTGCCGAAAACTCTCGTCGTGATTGGTGGTGGTGCGATCGGGCTCGAGTTCGCCGATTTTTACCAGTGCCTCGGCAGCAAGGTCACGCTGATCGAAATGGCGCCGCACATTCTGCCGAACGACGACCTCAAGGTTGCATCGCACCTAAGAAAAGCCCTTGAGCAGCGCGGTATGCAGATATTTGAAGGTGCGCAGATTCTCTCGAGCACTGAAACAAACACTGCCGTGCAGTTTGTTCTGAAAGGCAGCGACGGCAAAGAGCTGAAGGTCGAGGCCGAAGCGGCACTCGTTGCGATCGGCGTGCAGCCGAATACCGAGAACCTCGGTGTCGAGACGATGGGTATTCTCGACGATCGCAGGTTTGTGGCAATCGACGCGAACCTGCGAACGAAGGCTCAGAGCATCTATGCAATCGGCGACGCAACCCCGGGAAAACTGCTCGCGCACCGAGCGGCACACCAGGGTGTCTATGTTGCCGAACTGATCGCCGGTAAAAAACCACATGCTCTCGGTGAGATACCCGGGTGTATTTATACTTCACCGCAGGTTGCGACGATTGGCATGAACGAGAAACAACTCAGCGACAGCAAGCGTGCCTTCAAGACCGGCGAGTTTCCGTGGATTGCCTCGGGCATGGCGCTCGCGGCTGCAGAGCAAAGCGGCTTTAGCCGCGTCTTCACCGATGCAGCAACCGGAGAAATTTTGGGCGCGCAGATTGTCGGTGAGAACGCAGCCGAACTTATCGGCCAGGTCTCGCTCGCGATGGGCTCTGAACTTCTGGCCGATGATTTTCTGAACGCTATATTTCCGCACCCGACGTTTTCAGAGACCGTGTTTCAGTCGTTCGCGGTGCTCGAAGGCGTTGCTGTAGATTATTGA
- a CDS encoding TIGR01777 family oxidoreductase, translating into MKIVIPGGTGQLGQVLRADFERTGDEVVVLTRKPKAPGEIYWDAKTQGDWVSALDGADVVINLAGRTVNCRYTKENLQQMMDSRVDSTRAVGYAIQYVRNPPKIWLQMSTATIYRHTLGEANDEATGVIGGNEPGVPSYWAYSVEIAKNWEAEQARAVVPKTRKVAMRTAMVMAPRGASSEKGVFEVLLNMTRFGLGGAIGGGRQYVSWIHYRDFCRAVRFVIENEKLSGAINFTSPAPLPQAEFMRLLRRAARVPIGLPATKWMAEIGAWVLRTDTELLLKSRRVVPGRLLDAGFNFDFRDWAEAAQDLIRPI; encoded by the coding sequence ATGAAAATCGTCATACCCGGTGGAACAGGCCAACTCGGGCAGGTGTTGCGCGCAGACTTTGAGCGCACGGGCGATGAGGTGGTGGTACTGACGCGCAAACCTAAGGCACCCGGTGAAATCTATTGGGATGCAAAAACGCAAGGTGATTGGGTGAGCGCGCTCGACGGCGCCGATGTGGTCATCAATCTTGCAGGCAGAACAGTCAATTGCCGCTATACGAAAGAAAATCTGCAGCAGATGATGGATTCGCGCGTCGATTCGACGCGCGCCGTGGGTTACGCGATTCAGTACGTTAGAAATCCCCCCAAGATATGGCTGCAAATGAGCACTGCAACCATTTACAGGCATACGTTGGGCGAAGCAAACGATGAAGCAACGGGGGTGATCGGCGGCAATGAACCGGGTGTGCCATCTTATTGGGCGTACAGCGTTGAGATCGCCAAAAACTGGGAGGCTGAGCAGGCCCGTGCGGTCGTGCCGAAAACGCGCAAGGTGGCGATGCGCACGGCGATGGTGATGGCGCCGCGTGGCGCCTCGAGCGAAAAGGGTGTGTTCGAGGTGCTCTTGAACATGACGCGCTTTGGCCTTGGCGGTGCGATTGGCGGTGGCCGGCAATACGTTTCATGGATTCACTACAGAGATTTTTGCCGCGCGGTGCGCTTCGTAATTGAAAATGAAAAGCTCTCGGGTGCGATCAATTTTACCTCCCCTGCGCCGCTGCCGCAAGCTGAGTTCATGCGCCTGCTGCGCCGCGCTGCGCGGGTGCCCATCGGGTTGCCGGCAACCAAATGGATGGCCGAGATCGGCGCATGGGTGCTGCGCACCGACACCGAGCTGCTGCTGAAGAGCCGCCGCGTAGTGCCGGGCCGGCTGCTCGATGCGGGGTTTAACTTCGATTTTCGCGATTGGGCAGAGGCTGCCCAAGACCTGATTCGCCCTATCTAA
- a CDS encoding ion transporter, producing MFHRGVLLPDSWARTLWDLLLFFATLSLAILGPLELVYSLKENFFFWYSGLFLTVFFLIDLVLHFNTAYFDRGEIVTDRAAIRRHYLKTWFIIDLLSIVPFELLSVSLPVHLFGLHFDLAPALRLLRLVRLLHLKELVNRWRHADFFNPSVIRLGILLLWILMVAHWAACGWIVLGNIRPDYSAPENYLRAFYWVITTFATIGYGDITPLNVPQIAYTIVIEIIGVGMFGYMIGNIASLLANLDIARSKYQEKINRLNLFLEYRDIPIALRQKLRHYYRYMWESRRGYDENLILKDLPSALQKELAMHIHADVIEKVPIFKGASDAFIKEIVMKLTPAMFTPGDFIFREGEIGHNMYFISRGSVEVLSERTNQVYATIGEGGYFGEIALLLAQPRNASVRAVEYCDLYTLDKDSFQVVLGEFPQFAAQVKKMARERMHRPKPRRRKRS from the coding sequence ATGTTTCACCGCGGCGTGCTTTTACCTGATTCGTGGGCACGCACCCTGTGGGATCTACTGCTCTTCTTTGCAACTCTCTCTCTGGCAATTCTCGGGCCCCTTGAGCTTGTCTATTCGCTCAAAGAAAATTTCTTTTTCTGGTATTCGGGTCTGTTTCTGACCGTCTTCTTTTTGATCGATCTGGTGCTGCATTTCAACACCGCCTATTTTGACCGCGGTGAAATCGTCACCGACCGGGCGGCAATTCGGCGCCACTACCTCAAGACATGGTTCATCATCGATCTGCTGTCGATAGTGCCCTTTGAATTATTATCGGTGTCGCTACCGGTGCACCTCTTCGGTCTGCATTTCGATCTCGCCCCTGCGCTGCGTCTCTTGCGACTCGTGCGCCTGCTGCACCTGAAAGAGTTGGTCAATCGCTGGCGCCATGCGGATTTTTTTAATCCCAGTGTTATACGCCTGGGTATACTTCTGCTGTGGATACTCATGGTTGCGCACTGGGCAGCCTGCGGCTGGATAGTACTCGGCAACATTCGCCCCGACTATTCGGCACCTGAAAATTATCTGCGCGCCTTTTATTGGGTGATCACCACCTTTGCAACCATCGGCTATGGCGACATCACGCCGCTGAATGTGCCGCAAATCGCGTATACCATCGTGATCGAAATTATCGGCGTGGGCATGTTCGGCTACATGATCGGTAACATTGCAAGCCTGCTGGCCAACCTCGACATTGCGCGCTCGAAGTACCAGGAAAAAATCAACCGCCTCAACCTGTTTCTTGAGTACCGGGACATTCCCATTGCACTGCGGCAGAAGCTGCGCCATTACTACCGTTACATGTGGGAAAGCCGGCGCGGCTACGACGAAAACCTCATTCTGAAAGATTTACCCAGCGCGCTGCAGAAAGAGCTGGCGATGCACATTCATGCCGATGTCATCGAGAAGGTGCCCATCTTCAAGGGAGCTTCAGACGCTTTTATCAAAGAGATAGTCATGAAACTGACACCCGCGATGTTTACCCCGGGAGACTTTATCTTTCGTGAAGGGGAAATTGGCCATAACATGTACTTCATCAGCCGCGGCAGCGTCGAAGTGCTGTCTGAGAGGACTAACCAGGTTTATGCGACCATCGGCGAGGGTGGTTACTTCGGCGAAATCGCATTATTGCTCGCGCAACCTCGCAATGCCTCGGTGCGTGCTGTCGAATACTGTGACCTGTACACGCTCGACAAAGACAGCTTCCAGGTAGTGCTCGGCGAATTTCCGCAATTTGCCGCGCAGGTGAAAAAGATGGCGCGCGAAAGAATGCACAGACCAAAGCCCAGGCGCCGCAAACGCAGTTGA
- a CDS encoding chemotaxis protein CheX, translating into MRLSDSDISALLSSTSEYFTSLGAPKPEFGVPYNLDAKSQKHPLLAYSGHIGISGSHRGGLVITCEKPVVEDLVQVVLGSTAESDEDLIPMIAEMANTISGNARTHFGSGFDISVPTVVVGEPEEFKFVLAEPTLVIPMTWKGHAANLIIGLT; encoded by the coding sequence ATGCGCCTGAGCGACAGCGATATCTCTGCGCTCTTGAGTTCAACCTCTGAATATTTCACATCTTTGGGTGCTCCCAAGCCTGAATTTGGGGTGCCTTACAATCTTGACGCAAAGTCGCAGAAGCATCCTTTGCTGGCCTATTCGGGCCACATCGGTATTTCAGGTAGCCACCGCGGTGGCCTCGTAATCACCTGCGAAAAACCCGTGGTTGAAGATTTAGTGCAGGTCGTTTTGGGCAGCACAGCCGAAAGCGACGAAGACCTGATACCCATGATCGCAGAAATGGCGAACACGATTTCGGGCAATGCGCGCACGCATTTTGGCAGTGGTTTTGATATTTCAGTGCCGACGGTTGTTGTCGGTGAGCCCGAAGAGTTTAAGTTTGTTTTGGCTGAGCCGACGCTGGTGATTCCCATGACCTGGAAGGGTCATGCAGCGAATTTAATAATTGGTCTAACGTAA